One Ricinus communis isolate WT05 ecotype wild-type chromosome 7, ASM1957865v1, whole genome shotgun sequence genomic region harbors:
- the LOC8273500 gene encoding copper methylamine oxidase isoform X1, which produces MATAQEKATLSSSSSSSSCCTDNNSTNKATSSAAAAATQVLQDWSVAPVSNLAQDPIRDRSSTNTMSSLIQPVDSLTDPTPPPNPVSAKGIPTMTRAQTSHPLDPLTAAEISVAVATVRAAGATPEVRDSMRFVEVVLLEPEKNVVALADAYFFPPFQPSLIPRTKGGPLIPTKLPPRKARLIVYNKKSNETSIWIVELSEVHAATRGGHHRGKVISSKVVPDVQPPMDAVEYAECEAVVKDFPPFLEAMKKRGIEDMDLVMVDPWCSGYHSDADAPSRRLAKPLIFCRTESDCPMENGYARPVEGIHVLVDMQNMVVIEFEDCKLVPLPPADPLRNYTAGESRGGVDRSDVKPLQIIQPEGPSFRVNGHFVQWQKWNFRIGFTPREGLVIYSVAYVDGSRGRRPVAHRLSFVEMVVPYGDPNDPHYRKNAFDAGEDGLGKNAHSLKKGCDCLGFIKYFDAHFTNFSGGVETIENCVCLHEEDHGILWKHQDWRTGLAEVRRSRRLSVSFVCTVANYEYGFFWHFYQDGKIEAEVKLTGILSLGALQPGEVRKYGTTIAPGLYAPVHQHFFVARMDMAVDCKPGETFNQVVEVNVKVEEPGKDNVHNNAFYAEDKLLRSELQAMRDCNPLTARHWIIRNTRTVNRTGQLTGYKLVPGSNCLPLAGSEAKFLRRAAFLKHNLWVTPYAPDEMYPGGEFPNQNPRVGEGLATWVKQNRSLEETNIVLWYVFGVTHIPRLEDWPVMPVERIGFILMPHGFFNCSPAADVPPSACDMDIKDNGITAKPPIQNGLLAKL; this is translated from the exons ATGGCCACAGCTCAGGAAAAGGCGAcgctttcttcttcttcttcttcttcttcctgtTGCACTGACAACAACTCTACCAACAAGGCCACTTcttctgctgctgctgctgcaacTCAAGTTTTGCAAGATTGGAGTGTTGCTCCAGTTTCTAACCTGGCTCAGGATCCGATCCGAGACAGATCATCAACTAACACCATGTCTTCATTGATTCAACCTGTTGATTCACTTACTGATCCTACTCCTCCACCGAATCCTGTTTCTGCTAAAG GGATCCCGACGATGACAAGGGCACAAACCAGCCACCCTTTGGACCCTTTAACTGCTGCTGAAATCTCAGTTGCAGTGGCGACTGTTAGAGCAGCTGGAGCAACTCCTGAG GTGAGAGATAGCATGCGCTTTGTTGAAGTAGTTCTGCTGGAGCCAGAAAAGAATGTTGTTGCATTAGCAGATGCTTATTTCTTCCCTCCCTTCCAGCCTTCATTAATTCCCAGAACTAAAGGTGGACCTCTAATTCCCACTAAACTTCCACCCAGAAAAGCAAGACTTATTGTTTACAACAAAAAGTCCAATGAGACAAGCATATGGATTGTCGAACTATCAGAAGTACATGCCGCAACTCGAGGTGGCCACCACAGGGGCAAAGTCATTTCATCCAAAGTTGTTCCAGATGTTCAGCCTCCAATG GATGCTGTGGAATATGCTGAATGTGAAGCTGTGGTGAAAGACTTCCCTCCATTTCTAGAGGCAATGAAAAAGAGGGGTATTGAGGATATGGATCTTGTGATGGTAGACCCCTG GTGTTCTGGGTACCACAGTGATGCTGATGCTCCTAGCCGCAGGCTTGCAAAGCCACTTATCTTCTGCAGGACTGAAAGTGACTGTCCCATGGAAAATGGTTATGCTCGTCCTGTTGAAGGGATCCATGTCCTTGTTGATATGCAAAATATGGTGGTAATCGAGTTTGAAGACTGTAAACTTGTCCCCCTTCCGCCGGCGGAtcctttaagaaattatactGCTGGTGAATCACGAGGAGGTGTTGATAGAAGTGATGTGAAACCGCTACAGATCATTCAGCCTGAAGGTCCAAGCTTTCGTGTTAATGGACATTTTGTTCAGTGGCAGAAG TGGAACTTTCGTATTGGGTTTACACCCAGGGAGGGTTTAGTTATATATTCTGTTGCATATGTTGATGGCAGTCGAGGTCGGAGACCTGTTGCCCACAGGTTAAGTTTTGTTGAGATGGTGGTTCCctatggagatcccaatgacCCACATTATAGGAAAAATGCATTTGATGCAGGGGAAGATGGATTGGGCAAAAATGCACATTCTCTTAAGAAG GGTTGCGATTGTCTGGGCTTCATCAAGTACTTTGATGCACATTTCACAAATTTCTCTGGAGGTGTTGAAACAATCGAAAATTGTGTTTGTTTGCATGAAGAGGACCATGGGATCCTATGGAAGCATCAGGACTGGAGAACTGGATTAGCAGAAGTCCGACGCTCTAGAAGGTTATCAGTGTCGTTTGTGTGCACTGTAGCTAATTATGAATATGGATTTTTCTGGCATTTTTATCAG gATGGAAAAATTGAAGCTGAGGTTAAACTCACTGGAATTCTTAGCTTAGGAGCTTTGCAACCTGGGGAAGTACGAAAATACGGTACGACAATCGCTCCTGGATTATATGCACCTGTCCATCAACACTTTTTTGTGGCACGGATGGATATGGCGGTTGACTGTAAACCTGGTGAAACATTCAATCAG GTCGTTGAGGTGAATGTTAAAGTTGAAGAACCAGGAAAGGATAATGTTCACAATAATGCATTCTATGCTGAAGATAAGCTGCTCCGATCTGAGTTGCAAGCAATGCGCGACTGTAATCCATTAACTGCTCGTCATTGGATT ATCAGAAACACAAGAACCGTCAACCGGACAGGGCAGCTTACAGGTTACAAGTTAGTACCTGGTTCAAATTGTTTACCTTTAGCTGGTTCAGAGGCAAAATTCTTGAGAAGAGCTGCTTTCTTGAAACATAATCTTTGGGTAACACCTTATGCGCCTGATGAGATGTATCCTGGAGGAGAATTTCCCAATCAAAACCCACGTGTTGGAGAGGGTTTGGCTACTTGGGTGAAGCAAAATCGATCGCTTGAGGAAACAAACATAGTTCTATG GTATGTCTTTGGGGTGACACATATTCCTCGACTGGAAGACTGGCCTGTCATGCCAGTGGAACGCATCGGTTTTATACTAATG CCCCATGGATTCTTTAACTGCTCACCAGCTGCGGATGTTCCTCCAAGTGCATGTGACATGGATATCAAGGACAACGGGATAACAGCAAAGCCTCCTATCCAGAATGGATTACTTGCTAAGCTCTGA
- the LOC8273500 gene encoding copper methylamine oxidase isoform X2: MSSLIQPVDSLTDPTPPPNPVSAKGIPTMTRAQTSHPLDPLTAAEISVAVATVRAAGATPEVRDSMRFVEVVLLEPEKNVVALADAYFFPPFQPSLIPRTKGGPLIPTKLPPRKARLIVYNKKSNETSIWIVELSEVHAATRGGHHRGKVISSKVVPDVQPPMDAVEYAECEAVVKDFPPFLEAMKKRGIEDMDLVMVDPWCSGYHSDADAPSRRLAKPLIFCRTESDCPMENGYARPVEGIHVLVDMQNMVVIEFEDCKLVPLPPADPLRNYTAGESRGGVDRSDVKPLQIIQPEGPSFRVNGHFVQWQKWNFRIGFTPREGLVIYSVAYVDGSRGRRPVAHRLSFVEMVVPYGDPNDPHYRKNAFDAGEDGLGKNAHSLKKGCDCLGFIKYFDAHFTNFSGGVETIENCVCLHEEDHGILWKHQDWRTGLAEVRRSRRLSVSFVCTVANYEYGFFWHFYQDGKIEAEVKLTGILSLGALQPGEVRKYGTTIAPGLYAPVHQHFFVARMDMAVDCKPGETFNQVVEVNVKVEEPGKDNVHNNAFYAEDKLLRSELQAMRDCNPLTARHWIIRNTRTVNRTGQLTGYKLVPGSNCLPLAGSEAKFLRRAAFLKHNLWVTPYAPDEMYPGGEFPNQNPRVGEGLATWVKQNRSLEETNIVLWYVFGVTHIPRLEDWPVMPVERIGFILMPHGFFNCSPAADVPPSACDMDIKDNGITAKPPIQNGLLAKL, from the exons ATGTCTTCATTGATTCAACCTGTTGATTCACTTACTGATCCTACTCCTCCACCGAATCCTGTTTCTGCTAAAG GGATCCCGACGATGACAAGGGCACAAACCAGCCACCCTTTGGACCCTTTAACTGCTGCTGAAATCTCAGTTGCAGTGGCGACTGTTAGAGCAGCTGGAGCAACTCCTGAG GTGAGAGATAGCATGCGCTTTGTTGAAGTAGTTCTGCTGGAGCCAGAAAAGAATGTTGTTGCATTAGCAGATGCTTATTTCTTCCCTCCCTTCCAGCCTTCATTAATTCCCAGAACTAAAGGTGGACCTCTAATTCCCACTAAACTTCCACCCAGAAAAGCAAGACTTATTGTTTACAACAAAAAGTCCAATGAGACAAGCATATGGATTGTCGAACTATCAGAAGTACATGCCGCAACTCGAGGTGGCCACCACAGGGGCAAAGTCATTTCATCCAAAGTTGTTCCAGATGTTCAGCCTCCAATG GATGCTGTGGAATATGCTGAATGTGAAGCTGTGGTGAAAGACTTCCCTCCATTTCTAGAGGCAATGAAAAAGAGGGGTATTGAGGATATGGATCTTGTGATGGTAGACCCCTG GTGTTCTGGGTACCACAGTGATGCTGATGCTCCTAGCCGCAGGCTTGCAAAGCCACTTATCTTCTGCAGGACTGAAAGTGACTGTCCCATGGAAAATGGTTATGCTCGTCCTGTTGAAGGGATCCATGTCCTTGTTGATATGCAAAATATGGTGGTAATCGAGTTTGAAGACTGTAAACTTGTCCCCCTTCCGCCGGCGGAtcctttaagaaattatactGCTGGTGAATCACGAGGAGGTGTTGATAGAAGTGATGTGAAACCGCTACAGATCATTCAGCCTGAAGGTCCAAGCTTTCGTGTTAATGGACATTTTGTTCAGTGGCAGAAG TGGAACTTTCGTATTGGGTTTACACCCAGGGAGGGTTTAGTTATATATTCTGTTGCATATGTTGATGGCAGTCGAGGTCGGAGACCTGTTGCCCACAGGTTAAGTTTTGTTGAGATGGTGGTTCCctatggagatcccaatgacCCACATTATAGGAAAAATGCATTTGATGCAGGGGAAGATGGATTGGGCAAAAATGCACATTCTCTTAAGAAG GGTTGCGATTGTCTGGGCTTCATCAAGTACTTTGATGCACATTTCACAAATTTCTCTGGAGGTGTTGAAACAATCGAAAATTGTGTTTGTTTGCATGAAGAGGACCATGGGATCCTATGGAAGCATCAGGACTGGAGAACTGGATTAGCAGAAGTCCGACGCTCTAGAAGGTTATCAGTGTCGTTTGTGTGCACTGTAGCTAATTATGAATATGGATTTTTCTGGCATTTTTATCAG gATGGAAAAATTGAAGCTGAGGTTAAACTCACTGGAATTCTTAGCTTAGGAGCTTTGCAACCTGGGGAAGTACGAAAATACGGTACGACAATCGCTCCTGGATTATATGCACCTGTCCATCAACACTTTTTTGTGGCACGGATGGATATGGCGGTTGACTGTAAACCTGGTGAAACATTCAATCAG GTCGTTGAGGTGAATGTTAAAGTTGAAGAACCAGGAAAGGATAATGTTCACAATAATGCATTCTATGCTGAAGATAAGCTGCTCCGATCTGAGTTGCAAGCAATGCGCGACTGTAATCCATTAACTGCTCGTCATTGGATT ATCAGAAACACAAGAACCGTCAACCGGACAGGGCAGCTTACAGGTTACAAGTTAGTACCTGGTTCAAATTGTTTACCTTTAGCTGGTTCAGAGGCAAAATTCTTGAGAAGAGCTGCTTTCTTGAAACATAATCTTTGGGTAACACCTTATGCGCCTGATGAGATGTATCCTGGAGGAGAATTTCCCAATCAAAACCCACGTGTTGGAGAGGGTTTGGCTACTTGGGTGAAGCAAAATCGATCGCTTGAGGAAACAAACATAGTTCTATG GTATGTCTTTGGGGTGACACATATTCCTCGACTGGAAGACTGGCCTGTCATGCCAGTGGAACGCATCGGTTTTATACTAATG CCCCATGGATTCTTTAACTGCTCACCAGCTGCGGATGTTCCTCCAAGTGCATGTGACATGGATATCAAGGACAACGGGATAACAGCAAAGCCTCCTATCCAGAATGGATTACTTGCTAAGCTCTGA
- the LOC8273500 gene encoding copper methylamine oxidase isoform X3, which produces MRFVEVVLLEPEKNVVALADAYFFPPFQPSLIPRTKGGPLIPTKLPPRKARLIVYNKKSNETSIWIVELSEVHAATRGGHHRGKVISSKVVPDVQPPMDAVEYAECEAVVKDFPPFLEAMKKRGIEDMDLVMVDPWCSGYHSDADAPSRRLAKPLIFCRTESDCPMENGYARPVEGIHVLVDMQNMVVIEFEDCKLVPLPPADPLRNYTAGESRGGVDRSDVKPLQIIQPEGPSFRVNGHFVQWQKWNFRIGFTPREGLVIYSVAYVDGSRGRRPVAHRLSFVEMVVPYGDPNDPHYRKNAFDAGEDGLGKNAHSLKKGCDCLGFIKYFDAHFTNFSGGVETIENCVCLHEEDHGILWKHQDWRTGLAEVRRSRRLSVSFVCTVANYEYGFFWHFYQDGKIEAEVKLTGILSLGALQPGEVRKYGTTIAPGLYAPVHQHFFVARMDMAVDCKPGETFNQVVEVNVKVEEPGKDNVHNNAFYAEDKLLRSELQAMRDCNPLTARHWIIRNTRTVNRTGQLTGYKLVPGSNCLPLAGSEAKFLRRAAFLKHNLWVTPYAPDEMYPGGEFPNQNPRVGEGLATWVKQNRSLEETNIVLWYVFGVTHIPRLEDWPVMPVERIGFILMPHGFFNCSPAADVPPSACDMDIKDNGITAKPPIQNGLLAKL; this is translated from the exons ATGCGCTTTGTTGAAGTAGTTCTGCTGGAGCCAGAAAAGAATGTTGTTGCATTAGCAGATGCTTATTTCTTCCCTCCCTTCCAGCCTTCATTAATTCCCAGAACTAAAGGTGGACCTCTAATTCCCACTAAACTTCCACCCAGAAAAGCAAGACTTATTGTTTACAACAAAAAGTCCAATGAGACAAGCATATGGATTGTCGAACTATCAGAAGTACATGCCGCAACTCGAGGTGGCCACCACAGGGGCAAAGTCATTTCATCCAAAGTTGTTCCAGATGTTCAGCCTCCAATG GATGCTGTGGAATATGCTGAATGTGAAGCTGTGGTGAAAGACTTCCCTCCATTTCTAGAGGCAATGAAAAAGAGGGGTATTGAGGATATGGATCTTGTGATGGTAGACCCCTG GTGTTCTGGGTACCACAGTGATGCTGATGCTCCTAGCCGCAGGCTTGCAAAGCCACTTATCTTCTGCAGGACTGAAAGTGACTGTCCCATGGAAAATGGTTATGCTCGTCCTGTTGAAGGGATCCATGTCCTTGTTGATATGCAAAATATGGTGGTAATCGAGTTTGAAGACTGTAAACTTGTCCCCCTTCCGCCGGCGGAtcctttaagaaattatactGCTGGTGAATCACGAGGAGGTGTTGATAGAAGTGATGTGAAACCGCTACAGATCATTCAGCCTGAAGGTCCAAGCTTTCGTGTTAATGGACATTTTGTTCAGTGGCAGAAG TGGAACTTTCGTATTGGGTTTACACCCAGGGAGGGTTTAGTTATATATTCTGTTGCATATGTTGATGGCAGTCGAGGTCGGAGACCTGTTGCCCACAGGTTAAGTTTTGTTGAGATGGTGGTTCCctatggagatcccaatgacCCACATTATAGGAAAAATGCATTTGATGCAGGGGAAGATGGATTGGGCAAAAATGCACATTCTCTTAAGAAG GGTTGCGATTGTCTGGGCTTCATCAAGTACTTTGATGCACATTTCACAAATTTCTCTGGAGGTGTTGAAACAATCGAAAATTGTGTTTGTTTGCATGAAGAGGACCATGGGATCCTATGGAAGCATCAGGACTGGAGAACTGGATTAGCAGAAGTCCGACGCTCTAGAAGGTTATCAGTGTCGTTTGTGTGCACTGTAGCTAATTATGAATATGGATTTTTCTGGCATTTTTATCAG gATGGAAAAATTGAAGCTGAGGTTAAACTCACTGGAATTCTTAGCTTAGGAGCTTTGCAACCTGGGGAAGTACGAAAATACGGTACGACAATCGCTCCTGGATTATATGCACCTGTCCATCAACACTTTTTTGTGGCACGGATGGATATGGCGGTTGACTGTAAACCTGGTGAAACATTCAATCAG GTCGTTGAGGTGAATGTTAAAGTTGAAGAACCAGGAAAGGATAATGTTCACAATAATGCATTCTATGCTGAAGATAAGCTGCTCCGATCTGAGTTGCAAGCAATGCGCGACTGTAATCCATTAACTGCTCGTCATTGGATT ATCAGAAACACAAGAACCGTCAACCGGACAGGGCAGCTTACAGGTTACAAGTTAGTACCTGGTTCAAATTGTTTACCTTTAGCTGGTTCAGAGGCAAAATTCTTGAGAAGAGCTGCTTTCTTGAAACATAATCTTTGGGTAACACCTTATGCGCCTGATGAGATGTATCCTGGAGGAGAATTTCCCAATCAAAACCCACGTGTTGGAGAGGGTTTGGCTACTTGGGTGAAGCAAAATCGATCGCTTGAGGAAACAAACATAGTTCTATG GTATGTCTTTGGGGTGACACATATTCCTCGACTGGAAGACTGGCCTGTCATGCCAGTGGAACGCATCGGTTTTATACTAATG CCCCATGGATTCTTTAACTGCTCACCAGCTGCGGATGTTCCTCCAAGTGCATGTGACATGGATATCAAGGACAACGGGATAACAGCAAAGCCTCCTATCCAGAATGGATTACTTGCTAAGCTCTGA